The Nonlabens spongiae genome contains a region encoding:
- a CDS encoding site-specific integrase produces MSSNAKIVLRKKPNVKGQYPLAIRITKNRRSTYQYVGHYIDLEEWDEKNLRVKKSNSNADSLNKLLSQQLSDANKALIDLQSEYKDASANQIKKEIYASGNSSTFFELAQEHLDELEVAEKLNRLSTDSALISYIVKYHKSKQLSFQEIDERFLKKLMIYLKVKHSLAETSIMNILVLIRLLFNRAIKLKIVSRELYPFGGDKIKIKFPETTKIGLNIIEVRAIEALDNLTYNEIHTRNVWLFSFNFAGMRVTDVLWTKWSDIYDNRLHYRMNKNSKLLSLKIPDKVLSILDFYRDDKKHATDFVFPELKKANLDDAKDIYNKRKTATKKFNDNLKSIAKKAKIDKKITMHIARHTFGNIAGDSIHPLMLQKLYRHSDLKTTLNYQANFIHKEADDALDSVVNF; encoded by the coding sequence ATGTCATCAAATGCAAAAATAGTTCTTCGTAAAAAACCGAACGTTAAAGGTCAATATCCATTAGCTATTCGAATCACAAAAAACCGTCGCTCTACCTATCAGTATGTTGGTCATTATATCGATTTAGAGGAATGGGACGAGAAAAACCTTCGGGTAAAAAAATCAAATTCAAATGCCGATAGCCTAAACAAGTTATTATCACAACAACTTTCTGATGCCAATAAAGCACTTATCGATTTACAGTCCGAATATAAAGATGCTTCAGCAAACCAGATTAAAAAAGAAATTTATGCCTCAGGGAATTCCTCAACTTTCTTTGAACTGGCACAAGAACATCTGGACGAACTGGAAGTTGCAGAAAAGTTAAACCGTCTATCTACGGACAGCGCATTGATTAGTTATATTGTAAAATATCACAAATCTAAACAGCTTTCATTTCAAGAAATTGATGAACGATTTCTTAAAAAATTGATGATATACCTCAAGGTTAAGCACAGCCTAGCTGAGACTTCAATAATGAATATACTTGTCCTAATCCGCTTATTATTCAACAGAGCTATAAAGCTAAAAATAGTCAGTAGGGAACTATATCCTTTCGGTGGTGACAAAATTAAAATCAAGTTTCCTGAGACTACAAAAATAGGGTTGAATATTATTGAGGTAAGAGCTATTGAAGCTTTAGATAATCTAACCTACAATGAAATTCATACAAGAAATGTTTGGCTATTTAGCTTCAATTTTGCAGGAATGCGGGTTACTGATGTACTCTGGACAAAGTGGTCAGACATATACGACAATAGGCTTCATTATAGAATGAATAAAAACTCAAAACTACTGTCCTTAAAAATTCCAGATAAGGTTCTAAGTATTTTAGATTTCTACAGAGATGATAAAAAACACGCTACCGATTTTGTTTTTCCTGAATTGAAAAAGGCCAATCTGGATGATGCAAAAGACATTTATAATAAAAGAAAAACGGCAACCAAAAAATTTAACGATAACTTAAAATCCATTGCCAAAAAAGCAAAAATTGACAAGAAGATTACAATGCACATTGCCAGACATACTTTTGGCAATATTGCCGGTGATTCTATTCATCCTTTAATGTTACAAAAACTATATAGGCATAGTGACTTGAAAACTACACTGAATTATCAGGCAAATTTTATCCATAAAGAAGCAGATGATGCTTTAGATAGCGTTGTTAACTTTTGA
- a CDS encoding GIY-YIG nuclease family protein has translation MASVYIIYSKKLNRFYTGSCLDFEERLRLHNSGYYSKSYTSKTDDWTVHILISDLEYEQARSIERHIKEMKSRKYILNLAKYPEIVDKLIVGFRAGS, from the coding sequence ATGGCGTCGGTTTACATCATTTACTCAAAGAAACTCAATAGGTTTTACACGGGAAGCTGCCTTGATTTTGAGGAGCGATTGCGATTGCACAATTCTGGGTATTATTCAAAAAGCTATACTTCAAAGACTGACGACTGGACCGTTCACATTTTGATTTCTGATCTGGAATACGAGCAGGCAAGATCAATCGAGCGACACATCAAGGAAATGAAGAGCCGAAAATATATTTTGAACCTCGCAAAATATCCTGAGATAGTGGATAAACTGATCGTGGGATTCAGAGCTGGCTCGTGA
- a CDS encoding GIY-YIG nuclease family protein, translated as MASVYIIYSNKLNRFYTGSCLDFEERLRLHNSGYYAKSYTSKTDD; from the coding sequence ATGGCGTCGGTTTACATCATTTACTCAAATAAACTCAATAGGTTTTACACGGGAAGCTGCCTTGATTTTGAGGAGCGATTGCGATTGCACAATTCTGGGTATTATGCAAAAAGCTATACTTCAAAGACTGACGACTGA
- a CDS encoding GIY-YIG nuclease family protein, whose translation MASVYIIYSKKLNRFYTGSCLDFEERLRLHNSGYYSKSYTSKTDDWTVHILISDLEYEQARSIERHIKEMKSRKYILNLAKYPEMVDKLIVRFRAGS comes from the coding sequence ATGGCGTCGGTTTACATCATTTACTCAAAGAAACTCAATAGGTTTTACACGGGAAGCTGCCTTGATTTTGAGGAGCGATTGCGATTGCACAATTCTGGGTATTATTCAAAAAGCTATACTTCAAAGACTGACGACTGGACCGTTCACATTTTGATTTCTGATCTGGAATACGAGCAGGCAAGATCAATCGAGCGACATATCAAGGAAATGAAGAGCCGAAAATATATTTTGAACCTCGCAAAATATCCTGAGATGGTGGATAAACTGATCGTGAGATTCAGAGCTGGCTCGTAA